Sequence from the Prunus persica cultivar Lovell chromosome G5, Prunus_persica_NCBIv2, whole genome shotgun sequence genome:
ATGGGTCAGATCAACGGCGGACAACTCATGTTGGGTTCATCCGAGACCGTGGGATCGAAGCGACAGCGAAGGCCCAGCGTCCGATTGGGCGACATCGGAGGAGACCAGCCGTACGATTCGCACGTGCGACGCACCACCAAGCAATGGAAGCTCCCACTTGATCACCGGAAAGACTCCAATAAGTCCTCAAAGACTCGACCTTTAACGAATTTGAGCGCTGGTGCCGActtccaagaaaccctagaCGGCGAAGATAGAGAGGGAAATCTCGATAGTGTTGCCATTGGTAGCTGGAAGGTCAAGGACACCAAGAAAAGAGCTTCGAACACGAAAAGGGTCAGATCCAATTGGGTCTCTTCCAAGATTGATGAAGGTGgtgatgctgctgctgctgaagGGGATGATAAATTTAGCGGAGGTGAGGATGTTGAAGATGGGTATCGGGTTTTTGATGTCGAAAACTCGGAGTCTCCTTTGAAAGACCAGAGCCCAATTCATTCTTCCGACAATTTGGGTGTGGATGGGCATTTGAATGAAAGGGATGTGCTTTACCATGGAAGTAGGAGACCCATGAGGACTAGGGTTTCAGAGGGTAGGGACCACCATGATGGTGTTGAGCTATCTGGGCCGTCGGATAATGATGCAAGGGATTGGAATTGTAGAGGGACTAGTGGGGATAGAAATGGGAATGAAGGCAGAGGGACGTGTGGGGAAGATGGTGTTAGGGTTTGGCTCAATGGGCTAGGATTAGGTCGTTATGCCCCGATGTTTGAAATTCATGAGGTGGATGATGAGGTATTGCCCATGTTAACTTTGGAGGACCTCAAAGATATGGGCATAAATGCAGTTGGTACCAGAAGGAAAATGTATTGTGCAATTCAGAAGCTTGGAAAGGGGTTTTcttgacttttgtttttgtgactGTTGGTGATTGAAAGaccaaaatgaagaagaaaaaaaatcctcaGCCATGGCAATGTAAGATACATGCCTGAAAGTAAAACTGGTTTGAGCTTTTGGTTATATTTTGCTCTCAAATCTCAACTCAGTGGTATTTTTGGATGAGTAGGTTTTGTTTCATTGCACTATTTACCTTTTCTTTAATTGAGTGCAAatccatattttcttttttataacaatGCTGGACTAGTTGTAGTTTTTCATTGATCATA
This genomic interval carries:
- the LOC18776026 gene encoding uncharacterized protein LOC18776026; this encodes MAEIPPPMGQINGGQLMLGSSETVGSKRQRRPSVRLGDIGGDQPYDSHVRRTTKQWKLPLDHRKDSNKSSKTRPLTNLSAGADFQETLDGEDREGNLDSVAIGSWKVKDTKKRASNTKRVRSNWVSSKIDEGGDAAAAEGDDKFSGGEDVEDGYRVFDVENSESPLKDQSPIHSSDNLGVDGHLNERDVLYHGSRRPMRTRVSEGRDHHDGVELSGPSDNDARDWNCRGTSGDRNGNEGRGTCGEDGVRVWLNGLGLGRYAPMFEIHEVDDEVLPMLTLEDLKDMGINAVGTRRKMYCAIQKLGKGFS